In Acinetobacter sp. TGL-Y2, a genomic segment contains:
- a CDS encoding valine--tRNA ligase codes for MTDSAQNIATTYDPTEIEKKWYKTWEDNGYFKPSGQGESFSIMIPPPNVTGSLHMGHGFNNAIMDALTRFNRMSGKNTLWQPGTDHAGIATQMVVERQLAAQDISRHDLGREKFIDKIWEWKEQSGGTITRQIRRLGSSVDWSRERFTMDEGLSNAVKEVFVRLHKDGLIYRGKRLVNWDPKLQTALSDLEVESDKEEQGSLWHFKYFFEDKSLRTHDDKDYIVVATTRPETLLGDTAVAVALDDERYADLVGKNIILPITGRAVSIVKDEYVDKEFGTGCVKITPAHDFNDYEVGKRCELPIINIFNKNAEVLAEFEYIAKAGEQISKTIAAPSEYIGLERFAARKKLVEQAESEGWLEQIQPYTLKPPRGDRSGVIVEPLLTDQWYVKIAPLAEPAIKAVKDGEIKFVPEQYTNMYMAWMNNIQDWCISRQLWWGHRIPAWYDAEGNVFVGRNEAEVRAENNIDASIALTQDEDVLDTWFSSGLWTFSTLDWTGDAEQDMKNYFLNTFHSTDVLVTGFDIIFFWVARMIMMTMHFMKNEDGTPQVPFKTVYVHGLVRDGEGQKMSKSKGNVLDPLDLIDGVDLETLVQKRTTGLMNPKQAAKIEKSTRKEFPDGIQSYGTDAVRFTFCALANTGRDIKFDMKRVEGYRNFCNKIWNATRFVMMNCEDQVIGSEARQDLWELPEQWIVSRLQKAEAAVHQAFATYRLDLAAQAIYEFIWNEYCDWYVELTKPVLNDENISVERKAEIRRVLLAVMEASLRLAHPLMPFLTEEIWQTLAPKLNIAGETIMLAQYPVADEALMNDQAEADMQWLQGLIGAVRNIRGEMGLGNARFLPVLMQNITDAEMAQISRIEPLFKALAKVESITFLANGEQPPLSSSSVVGHASVFVPMKGLIDPKAELGRLQKDLDKVQKQHDQIAGKLSNEGFVAKAPAAVVEGEKVKLAELADQLVKIKANMEQIAAL; via the coding sequence ATGACTGATTCAGCGCAAAATATTGCTACGACTTACGATCCCACTGAGATCGAAAAAAAATGGTACAAGACTTGGGAAGACAATGGCTACTTTAAGCCATCGGGTCAAGGTGAATCATTTTCTATTATGATTCCACCGCCGAACGTCACCGGTTCTTTACACATGGGGCATGGTTTTAACAATGCCATTATGGATGCATTGACTCGTTTTAACCGTATGTCAGGCAAAAATACCTTATGGCAACCGGGTACGGACCATGCCGGTATTGCAACGCAAATGGTGGTAGAGCGTCAATTGGCTGCTCAAGACATTAGCCGCCATGATTTGGGTCGTGAAAAATTCATCGACAAAATCTGGGAATGGAAAGAGCAATCTGGCGGAACGATTACGCGTCAAATTCGTCGTTTGGGTTCTTCTGTAGATTGGTCACGCGAACGTTTCACCATGGATGAAGGCTTATCCAATGCCGTAAAGGAAGTCTTTGTGCGTTTGCATAAAGACGGTCTGATTTACCGTGGTAAACGCCTCGTTAACTGGGATCCTAAATTACAAACTGCCCTGTCTGATCTTGAAGTTGAGTCTGATAAAGAAGAACAAGGTTCGCTTTGGCATTTCAAATATTTCTTTGAAGATAAATCACTACGCACGCATGATGATAAAGATTACATCGTGGTGGCAACCACACGTCCTGAAACCTTACTCGGTGATACAGCTGTTGCAGTGGCACTCGATGATGAGCGTTATGCAGACTTAGTTGGCAAAAACATTATCTTGCCGATTACTGGTCGTGCTGTTTCGATTGTGAAAGACGAATACGTCGACAAAGAATTCGGTACCGGCTGTGTCAAAATCACCCCTGCGCACGACTTCAATGACTATGAAGTGGGTAAGCGCTGCGAATTACCAATCATCAATATCTTCAACAAAAATGCTGAAGTGCTTGCAGAATTTGAATATATCGCAAAAGCAGGCGAACAAATTTCTAAAACCATTGCTGCACCAAGCGAATATATTGGTTTAGAACGTTTTGCTGCACGTAAAAAACTAGTTGAACAAGCGGAATCGGAAGGCTGGTTAGAGCAAATTCAACCTTATACATTGAAGCCACCTCGCGGTGACCGTTCAGGTGTGATTGTTGAGCCACTGCTGACAGACCAATGGTATGTAAAAATTGCACCACTGGCTGAGCCTGCGATTAAAGCGGTAAAAGATGGCGAGATTAAGTTTGTTCCTGAACAATATACCAACATGTATATGGCGTGGATGAACAACATTCAAGACTGGTGTATTTCACGTCAGCTTTGGTGGGGTCATCGTATTCCAGCTTGGTACGATGCTGAAGGCAATGTCTTTGTGGGTCGTAATGAAGCTGAAGTGCGTGCAGAAAACAACATTGATGCAAGCATTGCATTAACCCAAGACGAAGATGTGCTCGACACTTGGTTCTCTTCAGGCTTATGGACGTTCTCGACTCTAGATTGGACTGGTGACGCTGAACAAGATATGAAGAACTATTTCCTCAATACTTTCCATTCTACGGATGTATTGGTGACAGGTTTTGACATTATCTTCTTCTGGGTAGCTCGCATGATCATGATGACCATGCACTTCATGAAAAATGAAGATGGTACGCCGCAAGTGCCGTTCAAAACTGTGTATGTGCATGGTTTGGTACGTGATGGTGAAGGTCAGAAAATGTCGAAGTCGAAAGGGAACGTGCTTGATCCTTTAGATTTGATTGATGGTGTTGATCTTGAAACCTTAGTGCAAAAACGCACGACAGGTCTGATGAACCCGAAACAAGCGGCGAAGATTGAAAAATCAACCCGTAAAGAATTCCCAGATGGCATTCAGTCGTATGGTACAGATGCAGTTCGTTTCACGTTCTGTGCATTGGCCAACACGGGTCGTGACATTAAGTTCGACATGAAACGTGTTGAAGGCTACCGTAACTTCTGTAATAAAATCTGGAACGCGACTCGTTTCGTGATGATGAACTGCGAAGATCAAGTGATTGGTAGCGAAGCTCGTCAAGACCTGTGGGAATTGCCTGAACAGTGGATTGTCAGCCGTTTGCAAAAAGCTGAAGCTGCGGTACATCAAGCCTTTGCAACCTATCGTTTAGATTTGGCTGCACAAGCGATTTATGAGTTCATTTGGAATGAATACTGTGACTGGTATGTTGAGCTGACCAAGCCTGTATTAAACGATGAAAACATTTCAGTGGAGCGTAAAGCTGAAATCCGTCGTGTACTGCTTGCTGTGATGGAAGCCTCGTTACGTTTGGCTCATCCGCTGATGCCGTTCTTGACCGAAGAAATTTGGCAAACACTTGCGCCGAAGCTGAACATTGCAGGCGAAACCATCATGCTTGCGCAGTACCCTGTTGCCGATGAAGCCTTGATGAATGATCAAGCTGAAGCTGACATGCAGTGGCTACAAGGCTTAATTGGTGCGGTACGTAACATTCGTGGTGAAATGGGCTTAGGTAATGCGCGTTTTTTGCCTGTGTTAATGCAGAACATCACGGATGCTGAAATGGCGCAAATTTCACGTATTGAACCGTTATTCAAAGCATTGGCAAAAGTTGAAAGCATTACCTTCTTGGCCAATGGTGAACAACCACCGTTGTCGTCATCTAGCGTTGTCGGTCATGCCTCTGTCTTTGTTCCGATGAAGGGTTTAATTGACCCGAAAGCAGAACTTGGTCGTTTGCAGAAAGACTTAGATAAGGTTCAAAAGCAGCATGATCAAATTGCAGGAAAACTTTCAAATGAAGGTTTTGTGGCGAAAGCCCCTGCTGCTGTGGTTGAAGGTGAAAAAGTGAAATTGGCTGAGCTTGCTGATCAGCTTGTGAAGATTAAAGCGAATATGGAGCAGATTGCAGCGCTTTAA
- a CDS encoding SDR family oxidoreductase — MIMDGKIVWITGASSGLGKALANACASRGATVVLTARRIEELEKVRLSLSHSERHLSVAADITDEAQVRRAHELVVATKGRIDWLINNAGLSQRALIADTTMQTERAIMEIDYFSQVFLTKTVLPTFLKQKSGRIIFVSSVAGLLGTQYRASYSAAKAAIHLWANSLRAEVANEGVNVSVIFPGFVKTNVSFNALNGEGKPQAKQDEAIENGLEPEAFAEIVVKALLHGEEFIVVGGAKEKLGVWVSRLSPKTLYKMIRKVKVK, encoded by the coding sequence ATGATCATGGATGGAAAAATCGTTTGGATTACTGGAGCTTCTTCTGGTTTGGGCAAAGCCTTGGCAAACGCATGTGCCTCAAGAGGTGCAACGGTGGTACTCACCGCCAGACGTATTGAGGAACTTGAAAAGGTCAGACTCAGCTTAAGTCATTCAGAACGTCATCTATCTGTTGCAGCAGACATCACCGATGAAGCCCAAGTACGACGGGCGCATGAGCTTGTGGTTGCTACAAAAGGCAGAATTGATTGGCTCATCAATAATGCAGGATTAAGCCAGCGCGCCTTGATTGCAGACACCACTATGCAAACTGAACGTGCCATTATGGAAATTGATTATTTTTCTCAAGTCTTTTTGACCAAAACTGTACTACCGACTTTTTTAAAGCAAAAATCGGGACGCATTATATTTGTATCCAGCGTGGCGGGATTACTCGGTACCCAGTACCGCGCGTCCTATTCGGCTGCCAAAGCCGCGATTCATTTGTGGGCGAACAGTTTGCGTGCAGAAGTCGCAAATGAGGGGGTAAATGTATCTGTCATTTTCCCTGGGTTTGTCAAAACCAATGTATCTTTTAATGCATTAAATGGGGAGGGTAAGCCGCAAGCCAAGCAAGATGAAGCGATTGAAAATGGTTTAGAACCTGAAGCGTTTGCAGAAATCGTGGTGAAAGCGCTGTTACATGGAGAAGAGTTTATTGTGGTGGGAGGTGCTAAGGAAAAACTCGGGGTATGGGTATCACGGTTGTCGCCAAAAACCTTATATAAAATGATTCGTAAAGTCAAAGTGAAATAA
- a CDS encoding ester cyclase — MDILYDQNNQQAAQNAQILLALYDEMFNQKKPLEAARKYLSPDYIQHNPFLPDTADGTGGAFQERLKSFPNMRVRVHRIISHGDYTWAHVNFFNIYNNDSHDLGTAGVDIFRFDANGLILEHWDVLQAVALPAECANSNGMF; from the coding sequence ATGGATATTTTATACGATCAAAATAATCAACAAGCAGCTCAGAATGCTCAAATATTATTGGCACTATATGATGAAATGTTTAACCAGAAAAAACCACTAGAGGCCGCACGTAAATATCTGTCTCCCGACTATATTCAACATAATCCCTTTCTGCCCGATACTGCGGATGGAACAGGCGGTGCATTTCAAGAACGCTTAAAAAGCTTCCCTAATATGCGTGTTCGGGTTCATCGAATTATCTCTCACGGAGACTATACTTGGGCCCATGTTAACTTTTTTAATATCTACAACAATGATTCTCATGACCTAGGTACGGCAGGAGTCGACATTTTTAGATTTGATGCCAATGGGCTAATTTTGGAACATTGGGATGTTTTACAAGCAGTCGCCCTTCCTGCTGAGTGTGCTAACTCAAACGGCATGTTTTAA
- a CDS encoding SDR family NAD(P)-dependent oxidoreductase gives MPIAIVTGAGSGLGQNIALALANNAYMVYGTAFNDQEVELLHQQSKGKVMLKVCDITSQNDIDAFVDFFKSKETHGLDVLINNAGILTPGPLEIIPIQSIIKEFDVNTFGLLRIVNAFLPVLRLSKGKIIQISTISVDQPSAFNAPSSASKSAAEIFTELYGAELEKFGIKTHIAVCGNMQTGGPKKVQKALDQMMLNMSDQEQQLYGQAFQDFTDRMMAGQNLGLDPALAAKEIVDLIDHPDAPLRIAIGDDARRILSHQE, from the coding sequence ATGCCTATTGCTATCGTTACAGGTGCAGGAAGTGGACTGGGTCAAAACATTGCGCTTGCACTTGCCAACAACGCCTATATGGTCTACGGCACAGCGTTTAATGATCAAGAAGTCGAACTTCTTCATCAACAATCAAAAGGCAAAGTAATGCTAAAAGTGTGTGATATCACCAGTCAAAATGATATTGATGCATTCGTAGATTTTTTCAAAAGTAAAGAAACCCATGGATTGGATGTACTGATTAATAATGCTGGAATCCTCACACCAGGTCCTCTTGAGATTATTCCAATTCAATCGATTATAAAAGAATTTGATGTCAATACTTTTGGGCTCTTGCGAATAGTGAACGCTTTTTTGCCAGTATTACGTCTTTCAAAAGGCAAAATCATTCAGATAAGCACAATCTCTGTGGATCAACCCTCAGCATTCAATGCACCTTCAAGCGCATCAAAATCAGCTGCAGAAATTTTCACTGAATTGTATGGTGCAGAATTAGAAAAATTTGGAATCAAGACGCACATTGCAGTCTGTGGAAATATGCAGACAGGTGGTCCCAAAAAAGTTCAAAAAGCACTGGATCAGATGATGTTGAATATGTCTGATCAAGAACAACAACTTTATGGACAAGCGTTTCAAGATTTCACTGATCGTATGATGGCAGGGCAAAATCTCGGATTAGATCCAGCACTTGCAGCCAAAGAAATTGTGGATTTAATTGATCATCCTGATGCTCCACTGCGCATTGCAATCGGAGATGATGCGCGTCGTATTTTGTCGCATCAAGAATAA
- a CDS encoding YbjQ family protein codes for MDGLIFKAVIFVFLFAIGFGFGRYNERKHLKALEADEKRLAYIHMETNRFKTTEYLGQMVSSNVVISHDYFKYVIAQIQNFFGGRLKSYESIVERARREAVVRLKQEAEKIGATQIMGLRLSTTDLGMQGGMVEVFAYGTAIQNR; via the coding sequence ATGGATGGTTTAATCTTTAAAGCGGTCATTTTTGTTTTCTTGTTCGCGATCGGCTTTGGTTTTGGTCGATACAATGAGCGTAAACATTTGAAGGCATTAGAGGCAGATGAGAAACGTCTGGCCTATATTCACATGGAGACCAATCGCTTTAAAACCACTGAATATTTGGGTCAAATGGTCAGTAGTAATGTGGTGATCTCGCATGACTACTTCAAATACGTCATTGCTCAAATTCAAAACTTCTTCGGCGGGCGTTTGAAAAGTTATGAAAGTATTGTCGAACGTGCTCGTCGCGAAGCAGTGGTTCGACTCAAGCAAGAGGCTGAGAAAATAGGTGCCACACAGATTATGGGATTAAGACTGAGCACCACTGACTTAGGCATGCAAGGCGGTATGGTTGAGGTGTTTGCTTATGGAACAGCGATTCAAAATCGTTAA
- a CDS encoding YbjQ family protein — translation MLLSNLESVPGHQIIQQFDVVYGSTVRSKHVGRDFLAGLKNIVGGELTAYTELLEESRQEAMNRMIAKAQSLGANAIVGIRFSTSNITQGASELFVYGTAVRVNKAESLLPDPFPTQG, via the coding sequence ATGCTTCTTAGTAACTTAGAATCCGTACCGGGTCATCAGATTATTCAACAGTTTGATGTGGTTTACGGCAGTACCGTACGTAGTAAACATGTGGGTCGTGACTTTCTAGCTGGACTTAAAAACATTGTCGGTGGTGAACTCACGGCATATACCGAATTATTGGAAGAATCACGTCAAGAAGCCATGAACCGTATGATTGCCAAAGCCCAGAGTTTAGGTGCGAATGCGATTGTCGGGATTCGTTTTTCCACCTCCAATATTACTCAAGGTGCATCTGAACTTTTTGTTTATGGTACTGCTGTACGTGTCAATAAAGCTGAGAGCTTACTCCCCGATCCATTTCCAACCCAAGGCTAA
- the adeK gene encoding multidrug efflux RND transporter AdeIJK outer membrane channel subunit AdeK, with the protein MQKLWSVSGRSIAVSALALALTACQSMRGPEPVAQANIPGNYLGNASGTSVAEQGYKDFFADPRLIQVLDLAITNNRDLRTAALNIQRAQQQYQITQNNQLPTIGASGGVLRQDTATSNGANTVYNVGLGVTAYEIDFWGRVRSLKDNALDSYLATASARDATQIALVGQVAQAWLSYSFANANLKLAEQTLKTQLDSYNLNKKRFDVGIDSEVPVRQAQVTVETARNDVANYKTQIAQAQNLLNLLVGEAVPSNLLPQQRVTRVTNSDALTAGIPSDLLNNRPDVKAAEYQLSAAGANIGAAKARLFPTISLTGSAGYASTDLSDLFKSGSFAWSVGPSLDIPIFDWGTRQANIKISETDQQIALSDYEKSIQSAFREVNDALAVRQNIGSRLTAQRRLVDATNTTYKLSNARFRAGIDSFLTVLDAQRTSYAAEQGLLLLEQANLNNQVEVYKSLGGGLKTTTSQQIQYQPSSADLKYNQK; encoded by the coding sequence ATGCAAAAGTTATGGTCTGTATCAGGTCGTAGCATTGCGGTATCTGCACTTGCGCTTGCTTTGACAGCTTGTCAAAGCATGCGTGGGCCAGAGCCGGTTGCTCAAGCCAATATTCCTGGCAACTACTTGGGAAATGCTTCAGGCACTTCTGTGGCAGAACAAGGCTACAAAGATTTCTTTGCTGACCCACGTTTAATTCAAGTTTTAGATTTAGCCATTACCAACAACCGTGATTTACGTACCGCGGCGCTGAACATTCAACGTGCACAGCAGCAGTATCAAATCACGCAAAATAACCAGCTTCCAACCATTGGGGCAAGTGGTGGCGTATTGCGTCAAGACACAGCAACCTCAAATGGTGCGAATACGGTCTATAACGTTGGCTTGGGTGTAACAGCCTATGAGATAGATTTTTGGGGACGTGTACGTAGCCTCAAAGACAATGCTTTAGACTCATATTTAGCCACTGCAAGTGCGCGTGATGCCACTCAAATTGCACTCGTGGGTCAAGTTGCACAAGCTTGGTTGAGCTATTCCTTTGCCAATGCCAATTTAAAATTGGCAGAACAAACGCTTAAAACGCAACTTGATTCTTATAACTTAAATAAAAAACGTTTTGATGTGGGTATCGACAGTGAAGTACCTGTGCGTCAAGCACAAGTCACGGTTGAAACTGCGCGTAATGATGTGGCTAACTACAAAACCCAAATCGCGCAAGCTCAAAACTTATTGAATTTGCTGGTGGGTGAAGCGGTTCCTTCAAATCTGTTACCTCAGCAACGTGTGACGCGTGTGACCAATAGCGATGCATTAACAGCAGGTATTCCAAGTGACTTGCTCAACAACCGTCCAGATGTCAAAGCGGCTGAATATCAACTCAGTGCTGCCGGTGCGAATATTGGCGCTGCCAAAGCTCGTTTATTCCCAACCATTAGCCTGACGGGTTCTGCCGGTTATGCATCGACTGATTTAAGCGACTTATTTAAATCAGGTTCATTTGCATGGTCTGTGGGCCCAAGCTTAGATATTCCAATCTTTGATTGGGGTACACGTCAAGCGAATATCAAAATTTCTGAAACGGACCAACAAATTGCGTTATCTGACTATGAAAAATCGATTCAATCGGCTTTTCGTGAAGTAAATGATGCTTTGGCGGTACGTCAAAATATCGGTTCGCGTTTAACTGCTCAGCGCCGTTTGGTTGATGCAACCAATACCACTTACAAACTGTCGAATGCTCGTTTCCGTGCCGGCATTGATAGTTTCTTAACCGTACTGGATGCTCAACGTACGTCCTATGCTGCTGAACAAGGTCTACTTTTGCTTGAACAAGCCAACTTAAATAATCAAGTTGAAGTGTATAAGAGCTTAGGAGGCGGTTTAAAAACCACTACCTCCCAGCAAATTCAGTATCAGCCATCGAGTGCTGATTTGAAATACAACCAAAAATAA
- a CDS encoding efflux RND transporter permease subunit, whose protein sequence is MAQFFIHRPIFAWVIALVIMLAGVLTISKMPIAQYPTIAPPTVTIAATYPGASAETVENTVTQIIEQQMNGLDGLRYISSNSAGNGSASISLNFEQGIDPDIAQVQVQNKLQSATALLPEDVQRQGLSVTKSGASFLQVLAFYSPNGELGDADIKDYVNSNISEPLSRVAGVGEVQVFGGSYAMRIWLDPAKLASYQLSPSDIVAALRSQNAQVAVGQLGGAPAVEGQVLNATVNAQSLLQTVDQFRAIFLKNAGTGAKVTLGDVAKVELGSDNYQFTSKFNGSAAGGVAIKLATGANALDTAAAVEARLVQLRKNYPTGLQDKLAFDTTPFIKLSIESVVHTLIEAIILVFFVMFLFLQNWRATIIPTMAVPVVVLGTFAVINMFGFSINTLTMFAMVLAIGLLVDDAIVVVENVERIMVEEHLDPVEATEKSMKQITGALVGITTVLAAVFVPMAFFSGTTGVIYRQFSITLVTAMVLSLIVALTFTPALCATLLKQHDKNKEQGNGFFARFFRGFNDRFDRMAEGYQKWVGKLLIHKIFAGAIYALVLVGLMFLFKGLPSSFLPDEDQGVVMTLVQLPPNATIDRTEKVIDQMTHYFRETEKANVESVFSVAGFSFTGVGQNAGLAFIKLKDWEERTTKESTVGAIIQRGMALNVIAKDASYVMPLQLPAMPELGVSAGFDLILKDAAGNGHEQLLTARNMILGMAAQDKRLAGVRPNGQEDTPQYKIYVDNEKASAMGVSISEINSTMSIAWGGSYVNDFIDRGRVKKVYVQAIADARMMPEDLNKWYVRSSSGQMVPFSSFATGEWTYGSPRLERYNGISSVNIQGTPAPGISSGDAMIAMEEIVAKLPSMGVNGFDYEWTGLSLEERESGSQTLGLYVLSMLIVFLCLAALYESWSIPFSVMLVIPLGIVGAIGLTFLGMVLLKDPNLTNNIYFQVAIIAVIGLAAKNAILIVEFAKELQEDKGEPLLEATLHAAKMRLRPIIMTTLAFGFGVLPLALAGGAGAGSQHSVGYGVLGGVISSTLLGIFFIPVFYVWIRSIFKFKPKQKLSQEHTS, encoded by the coding sequence ATGGCTCAATTTTTTATTCATCGTCCCATTTTTGCATGGGTGATTGCATTGGTTATTATGCTGGCGGGTGTTTTAACCATCAGTAAAATGCCAATTGCACAGTATCCGACCATTGCTCCACCCACTGTCACTATTGCTGCGACTTATCCTGGTGCATCTGCTGAAACTGTTGAAAACACAGTAACTCAGATCATTGAACAGCAAATGAATGGTTTAGATGGCTTACGCTATATTTCATCAAACAGTGCGGGTAACGGTTCTGCGTCTATTTCTTTGAACTTTGAACAAGGGATCGATCCTGACATTGCTCAAGTTCAAGTACAAAACAAATTACAGTCTGCAACTGCACTTTTACCAGAAGATGTACAGCGCCAAGGTCTAAGCGTCACCAAATCAGGTGCAAGTTTCTTACAGGTTTTAGCGTTCTATTCTCCAAATGGCGAATTAGGTGATGCAGATATTAAAGACTATGTGAATTCGAACATTTCTGAACCCCTAAGCCGCGTTGCTGGTGTGGGTGAAGTTCAGGTATTTGGTGGTTCGTATGCGATGCGTATTTGGCTAGATCCTGCCAAATTAGCCAGCTATCAACTCAGTCCAAGTGACATTGTAGCCGCACTGCGTTCGCAAAATGCGCAAGTTGCGGTCGGTCAATTGGGGGGTGCACCTGCTGTTGAAGGTCAAGTTTTAAATGCAACAGTCAACGCACAAAGTTTGCTTCAAACCGTAGATCAATTCCGTGCGATCTTTTTAAAAAATGCTGGAACAGGTGCTAAAGTCACTTTAGGTGATGTCGCTAAAGTTGAATTAGGCTCAGACAACTATCAGTTCACATCGAAATTTAACGGTAGTGCTGCAGGTGGTGTAGCCATTAAACTGGCAACAGGTGCCAATGCGCTCGATACAGCAGCAGCTGTTGAAGCACGTCTTGTACAGCTTCGTAAAAACTATCCTACAGGTCTACAAGATAAATTAGCTTTTGATACAACGCCGTTTATTAAGCTTTCAATTGAGAGTGTGGTTCACACCTTGATTGAAGCCATTATTCTTGTATTCTTTGTGATGTTCTTGTTCTTGCAGAACTGGCGCGCAACCATTATTCCAACCATGGCTGTACCTGTGGTGGTATTGGGTACCTTTGCCGTAATTAATATGTTCGGTTTCTCCATTAATACTCTGACCATGTTTGCCATGGTACTTGCCATTGGTCTTCTGGTCGATGACGCGATTGTGGTGGTGGAAAACGTTGAGCGGATTATGGTCGAAGAACATCTCGACCCTGTCGAAGCGACTGAAAAGTCAATGAAACAAATCACTGGCGCATTGGTGGGGATTACCACTGTACTTGCAGCGGTATTCGTTCCAATGGCATTCTTTAGTGGTACGACGGGGGTAATTTACCGTCAGTTCTCGATCACGCTGGTGACAGCGATGGTGCTATCGCTGATTGTGGCTTTAACATTTACCCCTGCCCTATGTGCAACCTTGCTTAAACAACATGATAAAAACAAAGAACAGGGCAACGGCTTTTTTGCGCGTTTCTTCCGTGGGTTCAATGATCGTTTTGATCGTATGGCTGAAGGTTATCAAAAATGGGTCGGCAAACTTCTTATTCATAAGATTTTTGCAGGTGCGATTTATGCCCTGGTACTGGTTGGTTTAATGTTCTTATTTAAAGGGCTTCCAAGTTCTTTCTTACCAGATGAAGATCAAGGTGTCGTCATGACACTGGTTCAACTTCCTCCAAATGCAACCATTGATCGTACTGAAAAAGTCATTGATCAAATGACGCACTATTTTAGAGAAACCGAAAAAGCCAATGTTGAATCTGTATTCAGTGTTGCGGGGTTCTCTTTTACAGGTGTAGGTCAAAATGCGGGCTTGGCTTTTATTAAATTAAAAGACTGGGAAGAACGCACCACCAAAGAATCGACCGTAGGTGCCATTATTCAACGCGGTATGGCGCTTAACGTGATTGCAAAAGATGCCTCTTACGTGATGCCATTGCAGCTTCCTGCAATGCCTGAACTCGGTGTGTCTGCAGGCTTTGACTTGATATTGAAAGATGCTGCCGGCAATGGGCATGAACAACTGCTCACTGCACGTAATATGATTTTGGGAATGGCTGCACAAGACAAACGTCTTGCCGGTGTTCGTCCAAATGGTCAAGAAGATACGCCGCAGTACAAAATCTATGTCGATAATGAAAAAGCCAGCGCAATGGGTGTCAGCATTTCAGAGATTAATAGCACCATGAGCATTGCTTGGGGTGGATCTTATGTGAATGACTTCATTGACCGTGGGCGTGTGAAGAAAGTTTATGTACAAGCCATTGCAGATGCACGCATGATGCCCGAAGATTTAAACAAATGGTACGTGCGTAGTTCTTCAGGTCAGATGGTGCCGTTCTCATCATTTGCAACAGGTGAATGGACTTATGGTTCGCCACGTTTAGAGCGTTATAACGGTATTTCTTCAGTCAACATTCAAGGTACACCAGCGCCAGGTATTAGCTCGGGTGATGCCATGATTGCGATGGAAGAAATCGTTGCAAAACTTCCAAGTATGGGCGTCAACGGTTTTGACTATGAATGGACAGGTTTATCTTTAGAAGAACGTGAGTCAGGTTCTCAAACCTTGGGCTTATATGTGCTTTCAATGCTCATTGTATTCCTGTGTCTGGCTGCACTTTATGAGAGCTGGTCTATTCCATTCTCTGTGATGCTGGTGATTCCACTGGGTATTGTCGGGGCAATTGGTTTGACTTTCTTGGGCATGGTTTTACTCAAAGATCCAAACTTAACCAACAACATCTACTTCCAAGTGGCGATCATTGCCGTGATTGGTTTGGCGGCGAAAAATGCGATCTTAATCGTTGAGTTTGCTAAGGAACTTCAAGAAGACAAAGGCGAGCCTTTACTTGAAGCAACTTTACACGCAGCAAAAATGCGTTTACGTCCAATCATCATGACCACCTTAGCCTTTGGTTTTGGTGTACTTCCGCTTGCGCTTGCAGGTGGTGCGGGTGCAGGTAGTCAGCACTCTGTTGGTTATGGTGTACTCGGTGGCGTGATTAGTTCGACCTTGCTCGGGATCTTCTTTATTCCGGTATTCTATGTTTGGATTCGAAGCATTTTCAAATTCAAGCCTAAACAAAAACTCTCTCAGGAGCATACATCGTGA